In one Stenotrophomonas maltophilia genomic region, the following are encoded:
- a CDS encoding LysR family transcriptional regulator, protein MKTTLDEMQAFLAVIDSGSISAAAEQLGQTPSGVSRALGRLEDKLGTTLLTRTTRRLHLTAEGEAYLRHARAIIDAVESAEEQMAARRERPAGRLRVDAAMPFVLHVIVPLVAGYRARYPEVQLELNSSERYIDLLERRTDVAIRIGPLADSTLHARSLGRCRLQLLASPGYLAEHGEPASVAALGQHTLLGFNEPESLNRWPVPGDADGQLLVRPDIAVSSGETLRRLAVEGVGITCLSDFVTERDRAAGTLVPVLAAQTLDVYQPIHAVYYRNTAVSARISSFLDHLGDAMVQSDYLR, encoded by the coding sequence ATGAAGACCACCCTCGATGAAATGCAGGCCTTTCTGGCCGTGATCGACAGCGGTTCGATCAGTGCCGCCGCCGAGCAGCTGGGTCAGACCCCTTCCGGGGTGAGCCGGGCGCTTGGGCGGCTGGAGGACAAGCTGGGCACCACCCTGCTGACCCGTACCACGCGCCGGCTGCACCTGACCGCCGAAGGCGAGGCCTACCTGCGCCATGCACGGGCGATCATCGACGCGGTGGAGTCGGCCGAAGAGCAGATGGCGGCGCGCCGCGAGCGCCCGGCTGGACGCCTGCGGGTGGATGCGGCCATGCCGTTCGTGCTGCACGTGATCGTCCCCCTGGTGGCGGGCTACCGCGCGCGATACCCGGAGGTGCAGCTGGAGTTGAACAGTTCCGAACGCTACATCGACCTGCTGGAACGACGCACCGACGTGGCCATCCGCATCGGCCCACTGGCCGACTCAACGCTGCACGCGCGCTCGCTGGGCCGCTGCCGGCTGCAGCTGCTGGCCAGCCCGGGCTACCTGGCCGAGCACGGTGAACCGGCCAGCGTGGCGGCGCTGGGTCAGCACACGCTGCTGGGATTCAATGAACCCGAATCGCTGAACCGCTGGCCCGTGCCGGGCGACGCCGACGGCCAGCTGCTGGTACGGCCGGACATCGCCGTATCCAGCGGCGAGACCCTGCGCCGGTTGGCGGTGGAAGGGGTGGGCATCACCTGCCTGTCGGACTTCGTCACCGAACGCGACCGTGCTGCCGGCACGCTGGTGCCGGTACTGGCTGCACAGACGCTGGATGTCTACCAGCCGATCCACGCCGTGTACTACCGCAACACGGCGGTCTCGGCGCGGATCAGCTCGTTCCTGGACCATCTCGGTGACGCGATGGTGCAGTCGGATTACCTGCGCTGA
- a CDS encoding MFS transporter, whose protein sequence is MIRGIPLALLALTLGAFAIGTTEFVIVGLIPTIAADLQVSLPSAGLLVSLYALGVAIGAPVLTALTGRVPRKTLLVALMALFTLGNVIAWMAPGYASLIVARILTGLAHGVFFSIGSIIATAVVPKEKAASAIAIMFTGLTVALVTGVPLGTFIGQHLGWRATFLAVAGLGVIALVGAALFVPRTVPQSAPARFRQQLAVLAQPRLLLVYAMTALGYGGTFLAFTYLAPILQDVTGFSANAVSLVLLVYGVSVAIGNLWGGRMADRMGPVPALRRIFALLAMVLLALTFTAYNTVLMLLTVLALGAVAFGNVPGLQVYVVKQAQRYAPQATDVASGLNIAAFNIGIALGASLGGLVVENVGLMHTPWLGALVVVGAYALTVLSGRLDRRDGIDDRAEGTAITAH, encoded by the coding sequence ATGATCCGCGGCATTCCTCTCGCCCTGCTGGCGCTGACCCTGGGCGCCTTCGCCATCGGCACCACCGAATTCGTCATCGTCGGCCTGATTCCGACCATCGCCGCCGACCTGCAGGTCAGCCTGCCTTCGGCCGGCCTGCTGGTCTCGCTGTACGCCCTGGGCGTAGCCATCGGCGCGCCGGTGCTGACTGCGCTGACCGGCCGCGTGCCGCGCAAGACCCTGCTGGTAGCACTGATGGCGCTGTTCACGCTGGGCAACGTCATCGCCTGGATGGCACCGGGCTACGCCTCGCTGATTGTCGCCCGCATCCTGACCGGCCTCGCCCATGGCGTGTTCTTCTCGATCGGCTCGATCATCGCCACGGCGGTGGTGCCGAAAGAAAAGGCCGCCAGCGCGATCGCGATCATGTTCACCGGGCTGACCGTCGCACTGGTGACCGGCGTGCCGCTGGGCACCTTCATCGGCCAGCACCTGGGCTGGCGCGCGACCTTCCTGGCCGTGGCCGGCCTGGGTGTGATCGCCCTGGTCGGCGCGGCGCTGTTCGTGCCGCGCACTGTGCCGCAGAGCGCGCCCGCCCGCTTCCGCCAGCAGCTGGCCGTGCTGGCCCAGCCGCGCCTGCTGCTGGTCTACGCGATGACGGCACTGGGCTACGGCGGCACGTTCCTGGCCTTCACCTACCTGGCGCCCATCCTGCAGGACGTCACCGGCTTCTCGGCCAACGCGGTCAGCCTGGTGCTGCTGGTGTATGGCGTGTCGGTGGCGATCGGCAATCTGTGGGGCGGCCGCATGGCCGACCGCATGGGTCCGGTTCCGGCGCTCAGGCGCATCTTCGCCCTGCTGGCCATGGTCCTGTTGGCGCTCACCTTCACCGCCTACAACACGGTGTTGATGTTGCTGACGGTGCTGGCCCTGGGTGCGGTGGCCTTCGGCAACGTGCCCGGACTGCAGGTCTATGTGGTCAAGCAGGCGCAGCGCTATGCGCCGCAGGCCACCGACGTGGCATCCGGACTGAACATCGCTGCATTCAACATCGGCATCGCCCTGGGCGCATCGCTGGGTGGTCTGGTGGTGGAGAACGTCGGCCTGATGCATACGCCGTGGCTGGGCGCGCTGGTGGTGGTGGGTGCCTATGCATTGACCGTGCTCAGCGGCCGCCTGGACCGTCGGGACGGCATCGACGACCGCGCCGAGGGCACCGCGATCACCGCACACTGA
- the dkgB gene encoding 2,5-didehydrogluconate reductase DkgB, with translation MTVPAFGLGTFRLKGQTVIDSVRNALDVGYRAIDTAQIYDNEAEVGQAIAESGVPRDEIYLTTKVWITEFKRDALLASLHDSLKKLRTDHVDLALIHWPSPNDKVDVPMEEYLPALAEARAQGLTREIGISNFTIAQTRKAIGILGADAIATNQVEIHPYLQNRLLVKFLQENGIPVTAYMSLAYGEVIKDPVIQAIAGRHQATPAQIALAWALQQGFAVIPSSTRRENLASNLEAAAIRLTEEDMAQIARLDRGHRLANPEGIAPAWD, from the coding sequence ATGACTGTCCCCGCTTTCGGTCTCGGCACCTTCCGCCTGAAAGGCCAGACTGTGATCGACTCGGTACGCAACGCACTGGACGTCGGTTACCGCGCCATCGATACCGCGCAGATCTACGACAACGAGGCCGAGGTCGGCCAGGCCATCGCCGAATCCGGCGTGCCGCGTGACGAGATCTACCTGACCACCAAGGTCTGGATCACCGAGTTCAAGCGCGATGCGCTGCTGGCCAGCCTGCACGACAGCCTGAAGAAGCTGCGCACCGACCATGTCGATCTGGCGCTGATCCACTGGCCCTCACCGAACGACAAGGTCGACGTGCCGATGGAGGAGTACCTGCCGGCGCTGGCCGAAGCCAGGGCGCAGGGCCTCACCCGGGAGATCGGCATCTCCAACTTCACCATCGCGCAGACCCGCAAGGCGATCGGCATCCTCGGCGCCGACGCCATCGCCACCAATCAGGTCGAGATCCATCCATACCTGCAGAATCGCCTGCTGGTGAAGTTCCTGCAGGAAAACGGCATCCCTGTCACCGCCTACATGAGCCTGGCCTATGGCGAAGTCATCAAGGACCCGGTGATCCAGGCCATCGCCGGCCGCCACCAGGCCACGCCGGCACAGATCGCACTGGCATGGGCACTGCAGCAGGGCTTTGCAGTGATTCCGTCCTCGACCCGGCGCGAGAACCTGGCCTCCAATCTGGAAGCGGCGGCCATCCGTTTGACCGAGGAGGACATGGCACAGATTGCCAGGCTCGACCGCGGGCATCGGCTGGCCAATCCGGAAGGCATCGCGCCGGCCTGGGACTGA
- a CDS encoding alpha/beta fold hydrolase: MTDRIPLLLLPGLLNDAELWRAQLADLADIAECSVGDQTRGATLLAVAEDVLAQAPARFALAGFSLGGFVAQQILRVAPERVLRLALIDTSIHADSPERAEQRRSQRASVRLPGKFHGFGDALMRSYIDASRLDDYVLVQRVRDMTARLGAEVFLRQSALERRDGHDVLAGYRDPLLIVCGANDRITPLAVSEEMHALVPHSQLVVVPDCGHLAPMEKPDEVSAAMRGWLLQD, from the coding sequence ATGACTGACCGCATCCCCTTGCTGCTGCTCCCCGGCCTGCTCAACGATGCCGAGCTGTGGCGCGCGCAGCTGGCCGACCTGGCCGATATCGCCGAGTGCAGCGTGGGCGACCAGACCCGCGGCGCGACCCTGCTGGCGGTGGCCGAGGATGTGCTGGCGCAGGCACCTGCGCGCTTCGCGCTGGCCGGGTTCTCGCTGGGAGGCTTCGTTGCCCAGCAGATCCTGCGCGTGGCACCGGAGCGGGTGCTGCGGCTGGCGCTGATCGATACCTCGATCCACGCCGATTCGCCGGAGCGTGCCGAGCAGCGTCGCAGCCAGCGCGCCAGCGTGCGCCTGCCCGGGAAGTTCCATGGATTCGGTGACGCCCTGATGCGCAGCTACATCGATGCCTCGCGGCTGGACGACTATGTACTGGTGCAGCGCGTGCGCGACATGACGGCGCGTCTTGGCGCGGAGGTGTTCCTGCGGCAGAGCGCGCTGGAACGTCGTGACGGCCACGATGTGCTGGCCGGATATCGCGATCCGCTGCTGATCGTGTGCGGTGCCAACGACCGCATCACGCCATTGGCGGTGAGCGAGGAGATGCACGCGCTGGTACCGCACTCGCAGCTGGTGGTGGTGCCCGACTGCGGGCACCTGGCGCCGATGGAGAAGCCGGATGAGGTCAGTGCGGCGATGCGCGGGTGGCTGCTGCAGGACTGA
- a CDS encoding bifunctional acetate--CoA ligase family protein/GNAT family N-acetyltransferase has translation MSTYHLQSVFRPQSVAVIGGSPRERSAGRAVMRNLRGTGFPGKVAWINPRHAEIDGIRTVKRLKDLDWVPDLVVITAPAAIVPQVVRTAAERGVQAAIILTAHLGDGPGSLSAQVEAVARRHGLRILGPHCLGVIAPHARLNASIAAHFPQAGDLALISESSAIAAALVEWGVARSVGFSAVVSLGDTLDVDFGDLLDYFATDYRTRAILLYVEQIKDARKFMSAARAAARAKPVVVVKSGRSERVQPGSRDTHVQALARADDVYGAAFNRAGLLRVGALDELFTAAETLGRLGTFPGRRLAILSNGGGVGRLAVDQLAALRGTLANLSDSTVEKLDAVLPQGWSRSNPVDIVVDADGDRYAAAIEALLADNENDAVMVVNVPTAFTSSADAAQALTRTLGLRPRHHRDKPVFAVWLGNDDQATATLNAARVPTYPTEAEAVRGFQHLVRYREAQNALMETPPSLPQDFSVDAAAARTLVEAALANGQQWLDPLATHELLKAYGIPSAPVMHARDAHEAMDLAQPLLERGATVALKILSPDIPHKSEVDGVRLNLSTLPAVQAAAKAILSRARQLRPDARIDGLLVQPTIVRPKARELIVGIADDATFGPVIVVGRGGTAVEVINDKALALPPLDLRLAHELIGRTRASRILKAYGDVPAADERALALALVKLAQLAADIPEVRTLDINPLLVDGKGILALDARVAIAPSRILHKGRGHPRFSVFPYPKEWERTIELSDGGHAFVRPVRPEDDALFRAFFARVSDEDLRLRFFQSVKHFSHEFIARLTQLDYARSIALVAIEPRSGEMLGAVRLHADADYHRGEYGILIRSDLKGHGIGWRLMAIMIEYAKWLGLHMVEGQVLRENSTMLAMCQSLGFKTRLDPDDPTVMVVTLPVQQVDVPEVPPVA, from the coding sequence ATGAGTACCTACCACCTGCAGTCAGTGTTCCGCCCGCAGTCGGTCGCAGTGATCGGCGGCAGTCCGCGCGAGCGCTCGGCCGGCCGCGCGGTGATGCGCAACCTGCGCGGTACGGGCTTCCCCGGCAAGGTGGCGTGGATCAACCCGCGCCACGCCGAAATCGATGGCATCCGCACGGTGAAGCGGCTGAAGGATCTGGACTGGGTGCCGGATCTCGTGGTGATCACCGCGCCGGCCGCCATCGTGCCGCAGGTGGTGCGTACCGCGGCCGAGCGGGGTGTGCAGGCGGCGATCATCCTCACCGCGCATCTGGGGGATGGCCCGGGTTCACTGTCGGCGCAGGTGGAGGCCGTGGCCCGCCGGCACGGTCTGCGCATCCTGGGCCCGCATTGCCTGGGTGTGATCGCGCCGCATGCACGGCTCAACGCCAGCATCGCCGCACACTTCCCGCAGGCTGGCGATCTTGCGTTGATCTCCGAGTCCTCGGCGATCGCCGCGGCGCTGGTGGAATGGGGCGTGGCGCGTTCGGTGGGATTCTCCGCCGTGGTCTCGCTGGGCGATACGCTGGACGTCGACTTCGGCGATCTGCTGGACTATTTCGCCACCGATTACCGCACGCGCGCCATCCTGCTCTACGTCGAACAGATCAAGGACGCGCGCAAATTCATGTCGGCGGCGCGTGCGGCCGCACGCGCCAAGCCCGTGGTGGTGGTGAAGTCCGGCCGCAGCGAGCGCGTGCAGCCTGGCAGCCGCGATACCCATGTGCAGGCGCTTGCACGAGCCGATGATGTCTACGGCGCTGCGTTCAACCGCGCCGGCCTGCTGCGCGTGGGTGCCCTGGACGAGCTGTTCACCGCCGCAGAGACCCTGGGCCGGCTGGGTACCTTCCCGGGCCGTCGGCTGGCCATCCTCAGCAATGGGGGGGGCGTCGGCCGGCTGGCCGTGGACCAGCTGGCCGCGCTGCGCGGAACCCTGGCGAACCTGTCCGACAGCACGGTCGAAAAGCTCGATGCGGTGCTGCCGCAGGGCTGGTCGCGCAGCAATCCGGTGGATATCGTGGTGGATGCCGATGGTGATCGCTATGCCGCGGCCATCGAGGCCCTGCTGGCCGACAACGAGAACGATGCGGTGATGGTGGTCAACGTACCGACGGCGTTCACCTCCTCGGCCGACGCCGCGCAGGCGCTGACCCGCACCCTCGGCCTGCGCCCGCGCCACCATCGTGACAAGCCGGTGTTCGCCGTGTGGCTGGGCAACGATGACCAGGCCACCGCCACGCTCAATGCGGCGCGCGTGCCGACCTATCCCACCGAAGCCGAAGCGGTACGTGGCTTCCAGCATCTGGTGCGCTATCGGGAAGCGCAGAACGCACTGATGGAAACCCCGCCGAGCCTGCCGCAGGACTTCAGCGTGGATGCGGCCGCGGCGCGCACGCTGGTCGAGGCCGCGCTGGCCAACGGCCAGCAGTGGCTGGACCCGTTGGCCACGCACGAGCTGCTGAAGGCCTATGGCATTCCCTCCGCGCCGGTGATGCATGCGCGCGACGCGCACGAGGCCATGGATCTGGCGCAGCCGCTGCTGGAGCGGGGTGCGACCGTCGCCTTGAAGATCCTGTCACCGGACATCCCGCACAAGTCCGAAGTGGACGGCGTGCGCCTGAACCTGTCGACGCTGCCGGCGGTGCAGGCTGCGGCCAAGGCGATCCTGTCGCGTGCACGCCAGCTGCGCCCGGATGCACGCATCGACGGTCTGCTGGTGCAGCCGACCATCGTCCGCCCGAAAGCGCGTGAACTGATCGTGGGCATCGCCGATGACGCGACCTTCGGCCCGGTGATCGTGGTCGGTCGCGGCGGCACGGCGGTGGAGGTGATCAACGACAAGGCACTGGCCTTGCCGCCGCTGGATCTGCGCCTGGCCCACGAGCTGATCGGGCGTACCCGTGCGTCGCGGATCCTAAAGGCCTATGGCGATGTTCCCGCTGCCGATGAGCGCGCACTGGCCCTGGCGCTGGTGAAACTGGCGCAGCTGGCCGCCGACATTCCGGAAGTGCGCACGCTGGATATCAATCCGCTGCTGGTCGATGGCAAGGGCATTCTCGCTCTCGATGCACGCGTCGCCATCGCGCCTTCGCGCATCCTGCACAAGGGTCGCGGCCATCCGCGCTTCTCGGTGTTCCCGTATCCGAAGGAGTGGGAGCGCACCATCGAGCTGTCCGATGGCGGTCACGCCTTCGTGCGCCCGGTGCGCCCCGAGGACGACGCGCTGTTCCGCGCGTTCTTTGCCCGGGTCAGCGACGAGGATCTGCGCCTGCGCTTCTTCCAGTCGGTGAAGCACTTCAGCCACGAGTTCATCGCCCGTCTGACCCAGCTCGACTATGCGCGCTCGATCGCGCTGGTGGCCATCGAACCGCGCAGCGGCGAGATGCTCGGCGCCGTGCGCCTGCACGCGGATGCGGATTATCACCGCGGCGAGTACGGCATCCTGATCCGCTCCGACCTGAAGGGCCATGGCATCGGCTGGCGCCTGATGGCGATCATGATCGAGTATGCGAAGTGGCTGGGGCTGCACATGGTCGAGGGACAGGTGCTGCGCGAGAACAGCACCATGCTGGCGATGTGCCAGAGCCTGGGCTTCAAGACCCGGCTGGACCCGGACGACCCGACGGTGATGGTGGTGACCCTGCCGGTGCAGCAGGTGGACGTTCCCGAGGTACCGCCGGTGGCGTGA
- the mgtE gene encoding magnesium transporter, giving the protein MNQKQLLRPVADAAALAAPLADYNTADAVEFLNTLELQRAADTLAALPLPRAVKMLEAPELHRSGELVAALPPARAAALLGLMADDRATDIVHELDEDERARLIPLLGADARQAIQTLLGYPPNTAGALMTTEYVAVPASWTVAQTLQHIRQVERTRETVYAIYVLDPASQRLQQVVTMRRLITGLPEESILEVAQVNPPVTVDALMDQEEVARLIRRHDLLAIPVVDASQRMLGIVTVDDVLDALIEESTEDAHKFGGMEALDKPYMQIGFLEMLRKRAGWLSVLFLGEMLTASAMQHYEDELARAVVLTLFIPLIMSSGGNSGSQATSLLIRSLALRELRLRDWWKVALREIPTGMVLGAILGALAIVRIVIWQLGGLHDYGEHWVLLAITIGAALVGIVTFGSLSGSMLPFVLKRLGFDPASASAPFVATLVDVTGLVIYFSIAAMILRGTLL; this is encoded by the coding sequence ATGAACCAGAAGCAATTGCTGCGTCCAGTGGCCGATGCCGCTGCATTGGCGGCACCGCTGGCGGACTACAACACCGCCGACGCGGTGGAGTTCCTCAACACGCTGGAGCTGCAGCGCGCTGCCGACACGCTGGCGGCGCTGCCGCTGCCGCGTGCAGTGAAGATGCTGGAAGCCCCCGAACTGCATCGCAGCGGCGAGCTGGTGGCCGCGCTGCCGCCGGCGCGGGCCGCTGCGCTGCTCGGGCTGATGGCCGACGACCGCGCCACCGACATCGTTCACGAACTGGATGAGGACGAGCGCGCGCGGCTGATCCCGTTGCTGGGCGCCGATGCCCGCCAGGCCATCCAGACGCTGCTCGGCTACCCGCCAAACACGGCCGGTGCGCTGATGACCACCGAGTACGTCGCCGTGCCGGCCAGCTGGACGGTGGCGCAGACGCTGCAGCACATCCGCCAGGTCGAGCGCACGCGCGAGACGGTGTACGCGATCTACGTCCTGGACCCGGCCAGCCAGCGTCTGCAGCAGGTGGTGACCATGCGCCGCCTGATCACCGGCCTGCCCGAGGAGTCGATCCTCGAGGTGGCCCAGGTCAATCCGCCGGTAACCGTGGACGCGTTGATGGACCAGGAAGAGGTGGCGCGACTGATCCGTCGCCACGACCTGCTGGCCATTCCGGTGGTCGATGCCAGCCAGCGGATGCTGGGCATCGTCACCGTGGACGACGTGCTTGATGCGCTGATCGAGGAATCCACCGAAGACGCGCACAAGTTCGGCGGCATGGAAGCGCTGGACAAGCCGTACATGCAGATCGGCTTCCTGGAGATGCTGCGCAAGCGCGCCGGCTGGCTGAGCGTGCTGTTCCTGGGCGAGATGCTGACGGCCAGCGCCATGCAGCACTACGAGGACGAACTGGCACGCGCGGTGGTGCTGACGTTGTTCATCCCGTTGATCATGAGTTCCGGCGGCAACTCCGGCTCGCAGGCCACCTCGCTGCTGATCCGCAGCCTGGCGCTGCGCGAGCTGCGCCTGCGCGACTGGTGGAAGGTGGCCCTGCGCGAGATTCCGACCGGCATGGTGCTGGGTGCCATTCTCGGTGCCCTGGCGATTGTCCGCATCGTCATCTGGCAGCTGGGTGGCCTGCACGACTACGGCGAGCACTGGGTGCTGCTGGCGATCACGATCGGTGCGGCGCTGGTGGGCATCGTCACCTTCGGGTCATTGTCGGGTTCGATGCTGCCGTTCGTGCTCAAGCGGCTGGGATTCGACCCGGCCAGCGCATCCGCCCCGTTCGTGGCCACGCTGGTCGACGTGACCGGGCTGGTGATCTATTTCAGCATCGCCGCGATGATCCTGCGCGGCACGCTGCTGTAG
- a CDS encoding monovalent cation:proton antiporter-2 (CPA2) family protein has product MHSGGLELALVLLLAAVIAVPVFKRFGFGAVLGYLAAGVVLGPDGLGFVQDADRILGAAEIGVVMLLFVIGLELSPARLKVMRRSVFGAGAAQVALSGLVLGGLLLLDHFQWKSALVVGVALALSSTAVGLQLLSEHKAINSDHGRLGFAILLFQDLIAIPLLAAIPLLGGVKNQTLRWEDAAVALGALAVVILCGRPVLRRLFGVIARTRSPEVFTATALLVVLGTAWFMQEAGLSPSLGAFLAGVLLSDSEFRHELEAQIEPFKGLLLGLFFIAVGMGIDLDRIAAEPWLIAAGVAILLVVKFSLLYAIGRIARLGSRQSLLLGSVLWLGGEFAFVVFNEAQRAHLLGNANHDRLVAIVGLSMAITPLLMIALMRLLGQEKVAPRAAADADKVAPDNRPKVLIAGMGRVGQVIARLLTAQKVPFVALEANPDTVADLRRFGNQLYYGDPTRPEMLRAAGGEHIDVFVITVDDPETNLRAVRMVRRLYPEAKVLARARNRQHAWRLMDMSAEPFREVFATSLEMSGRVLTALGVAPEVAQRHVQRFREHDEQLLRDQYLVYDDEAAVIQTSRDARNDLMHLFEADAESDGDTQR; this is encoded by the coding sequence ATGCATAGCGGCGGTCTGGAACTGGCCCTGGTCCTGCTGCTGGCGGCCGTCATCGCGGTGCCGGTGTTCAAGCGCTTCGGCTTCGGCGCGGTACTGGGCTACCTGGCCGCGGGGGTGGTGCTGGGGCCGGATGGGCTGGGCTTCGTGCAGGACGCCGACCGCATCCTCGGTGCGGCCGAGATCGGCGTGGTGATGCTGCTGTTCGTGATCGGGCTGGAACTGTCGCCGGCCCGCCTGAAGGTGATGCGGCGCTCGGTGTTCGGCGCCGGTGCCGCGCAGGTGGCGCTGTCCGGCCTGGTACTGGGCGGCCTGCTGCTGCTCGATCACTTCCAGTGGAAGAGCGCGCTGGTGGTGGGCGTGGCGCTGGCGCTGTCCTCCACGGCCGTGGGCCTGCAGCTGCTGTCCGAGCACAAGGCGATCAACAGCGACCACGGCCGGCTCGGCTTTGCCATCCTGCTGTTCCAGGACCTGATCGCTATCCCGCTGCTGGCGGCCATCCCGCTGCTGGGCGGCGTCAAGAACCAGACGCTGCGTTGGGAGGATGCCGCAGTGGCGCTGGGCGCGCTGGCCGTGGTGATCCTGTGCGGGCGGCCGGTCCTGCGCCGGCTGTTCGGTGTCATCGCCCGTACCCGCAGCCCGGAGGTATTCACCGCCACCGCCCTGCTGGTCGTGCTGGGCACGGCGTGGTTCATGCAGGAGGCCGGCCTGAGCCCCAGCCTGGGTGCGTTCCTGGCCGGCGTGCTGCTGTCCGATTCCGAGTTCCGGCACGAGCTGGAAGCGCAGATCGAGCCGTTCAAGGGCCTGCTGCTGGGCCTGTTCTTCATCGCCGTCGGCATGGGCATCGATCTCGACCGCATCGCCGCCGAACCGTGGCTGATCGCCGCAGGCGTGGCCATCCTGCTGGTGGTCAAGTTCAGTCTGCTTTATGCCATCGGCCGCATCGCCCGGCTGGGTTCGCGGCAATCGCTGCTGCTGGGCAGCGTGCTGTGGCTGGGCGGCGAGTTCGCCTTCGTGGTGTTCAACGAGGCGCAGCGCGCGCATCTGCTGGGCAACGCCAACCACGACCGGCTGGTGGCCATTGTCGGCCTGTCGATGGCGATCACGCCGCTGCTGATGATCGCCCTGATGCGGCTGCTCGGACAGGAGAAGGTGGCCCCGCGCGCCGCGGCCGACGCCGACAAGGTCGCGCCGGACAACCGGCCGAAAGTCCTGATTGCCGGCATGGGCCGCGTCGGCCAGGTGATCGCGCGCCTGCTGACCGCACAGAAGGTGCCGTTCGTGGCACTGGAAGCGAACCCGGACACGGTGGCCGACCTGCGTCGCTTCGGCAACCAGCTCTACTATGGCGATCCGACGCGCCCGGAGATGCTGCGCGCCGCCGGTGGTGAACATATCGATGTGTTCGTGATCACCGTGGACGACCCGGAGACCAATCTGCGTGCGGTACGGATGGTGCGGCGCCTGTATCCGGAGGCGAAGGTGCTGGCACGTGCGCGCAACCGCCAGCATGCATGGCGACTGATGGACATGTCGGCCGAACCGTTCCGCGAAGTGTTCGCTACCAGCCTGGAAATGAGCGGTCGCGTGCTGACCGCGCTGGGGGTGGCACCCGAGGTTGCCCAACGCCATGTGCAGCGCTTCCGCGAACACGACGAACAGCTGCTGCGCGACCAGTACCTGGTGTACGACGACGAGGCGGCCGTGATCCAGACCTCGCGCGATGCCCGCAACGACCTGATGCATCTGTTCGAGGCCGACGCGGAAAGCGACGGCGACACGCAGCGCTGA